The Asterias amurensis chromosome 20, ASM3211899v1 region ACTGGGCAAGACATCATTAATTTGCCGCGAAAGCTAAACGTAAGGGGCTGACAGAGGGCGCCATTTAAAGACTAGTTTCTTTCAAAACAATGCAAATCGCCCCAGACGTATGGTAAACTAGTTGGGGCGGATTGGTAGAAGTGAGTGTCATTTATAATGCATTCGAccatttcatttgtgtttactGTTGCTGCCGCACGGAATGGCGTTGACCAAAACCCAAGAGAAACATGAGCGTGACTCCCGGATTCTGCCAAGAATGGACTATGCTTCTTCATCGGTAAACAGTCTCCACTTTTGACCTTCTAAGTTCTACTCaatgtgcaaattttgtttagtGTTAGAAGCAGTCTGcatgcaaaatgtttttgtttataaataaaaacataagaaATTTGGAACTGCCACTTTCCCCCTTGTGATTGTTAATTCAATTGtagtaaaattaaaataaaaatatctcACTTTGTATGAACAAGTTTAGTTCCAGTCGGATACGGAAGTTTTACAGCTGTATTTGgtaaagtttccgtatggcgccaccactttttcatttgttatgaaataaaatttacCTCAAACGAGATatccattttgtaaaaataaaatgagtgaagtggtggcgccatacggaaagtcaCCCCTGTAGGTgtgccaaaaaataaaaaattattaaaattattaaagtaatttttcattGTGGATTTTTATGATTTCTGGTGTGGTGGACCATCTATGGATGATCtactttttactttttagtATTTTCCTGGAGCAATAATTGCTCCATGCATGGTATTGAATTGTAAGCAGGCAAATCATAtagttgtagtttttttttagcgccCTTTTTTTACACTAACCTAGGCAGTCAGGTTTTCtgattttcactcttttgcgtCTTTGTGGCTTCTTTTCTAGGCAGTAATAttttggctgttgatgactctGATTTCATTCTACTGTGTATTCTACGTTATTGCTAGCCTAGTTCATGGAATCTTCAGGTGAGTAAGATCAATTTgttgacaccccccccccccctctctgaagtaaggtagcaaagtaattcctcactaaaatatttgtattgaatTCAAgaactcagctgaggtctcgaatccaagcatctgaaagcacacaacttgtgtgacaagggtgttttgcttccattaatctcttgcaacttcaacgaccaattaaatacaaattttcacaggtttgttatattgtgCATAcaatgtatgttgagatacaccaagtgagaagactggcctttggcaattaccaaaggtatcttGTGTCTTAAACCTATTTAATAAATGTATCATAAGATGATTGCTTTCTTTCTTTGCAAACTTTATTGTACTGCAGGTTAAAAAGCTTTGATGGCACAATCCCATTCCACTATAAAAGCTACGAAGCCATCTTTACAAATTCTACAAAGTGGGAGACGCAGCCTTTCATTAGTAAGTGTTTCAAAGTTTCCTTCATTCCTTTTCCTTCATTTGTAGCCCTCTAAATTGTCAGCCGTTAAGTAAACGAAATGAACCTCCACCTCTGAAGTCATGCTATTTTTCAATCGCTCCTTTTTATCGCACGAATGGCATGGTGGGTATGGTTAAATGGAATCCATTCACATGAAATAATGGAGCGCTGGAACAATAGCATGAGGTCACAGGTGGGACTTAActcgcataatgccctcggtgtTCGCGCCATTCGTCGTGGGACACGATTGGCCATTCCTACCCCGAATGATGTGCATTCTCtggcattatcctatacataaCAAACAATAACTGAATGATAATCTAAGCAAGGTATAAACATCAAAAGGATAAATAAATACTATGGCCTGGCCCCTTGCACCCTTCACCTTTACATCATTTTGGGTTTGGTTCTTCATCAGCAGTGTTGAGCACAAAAAgataaacacacacaaaaatattcaaTAATACCTCAAAATGGTTATATATTTTTCTCAACCACATTAagtagctttgtttattggttattccttaaaaacattgtttgtactctgttttcatgaagtatggaaataaatatcagtttgaatgaatttAATTTCTTTATTCATAGTTTGTTTTTCTACTCTTTTTCTCCCATTAAAGGTGATTTCATCGCTCTGGAGTGTACATATTTCTTCTCTACCGTCGTATTTCTTGTATTCCTTCGGGATAGGTTATGGGATTTCGCCATCACTGTGACTATTATTCATTGTGCAATCACATGTGCAGGtaaattcaattattttatttctctgAACTAACTGCTAAGTTTCTTTTTAACAGTCAGTGTTTGTTGCTTTTAATAGAATGCCTGATGCTCTAGACTTTCCtgctccgttgcccctggtcattgccttggagCCTCTTGAAATGTTCCGATAatcatttacaatttcttcattgaGGTGCCCTTTATCTttaagaaaatgccttggtgtccttgcccttttgaAAACAAAGCATGAATCCTGCAAAATTTCTTGTTTACATCCTTGTACTTGCATATGTATTTTAATTTTAGTTACCCTATGGTATGagaatgtcttttttttttacatcatgaCAGCTACATGTATCATTATGAGTTCTTCTTTAAATGTTAGTACCCCTGTGGTATAAGAATGTCTTGACCCTTAACAGCTATCAAACAAGTTttctttgaggttttttttaattaccctGTGGAATCAGAATGTCTTGTTCACATAGCCTGACAGCTTTAATATCAGCTTttccttttacaaaaaaatagttaatggcctgacgtttcgaccctagcagagtctttctcgaaggcgaaatgaaaaaaatggggaaaaaacgtGTGGAATGAGAATATCTTTCTTACATAGCCTGACAGCTTTAATTATGAGTTTTTGCCTTTAACCTGAGTAACCCTGTGGAATGAGAATGTCTTGTTAACATTGTGACTTAGCTACCATTGCATGAATGAGTTTTTTCGTTTCCTTTCTCAGTTAATGTGAGTTTCCCTCTGGTTTGGGAATGGTGGATCTGCATCCTGTCGGGGCTTGTCATCACCATTGCCTTTGGTCAACTCATTAATCAGATTCTACATCTCAAGAAAACTGGATCTTTCAGTCTTGGAACCACGTCATCATGAAAGCAGGAGGAAAGAAAAGGTCTATTactgaattggcggctacggctagggctaattggcggctacggctagggcTAAAACTACCTTTAAAATGTCAGATTTCTTCTAAGATTTCTCATCAAATCtaaagttttttaaaccaaaaattcaGTGCCATTTTAACATTGTTCTATTTTCTCCTTGATCAAATTCAGAACATTCAGTGCCATAAGAACATTGTAACATATTCATACTCTGAtcaaattgtatatttttcaaaGAAGGATTAAGAACAAAATGCAGTTTTAAATATTCGTAATAAAGTTTGAAGTACACCTTTGAACCATTGCATATATTACTactttatatttataaatatttaaaaattatagTTTAAAACTCAAAGTTTAGAATCCTCTCTGTTTAACTTTGAACAGTCAACTTGTACAGGTATTTTTTCCCCTGTATGTTGGGCAATTTTTGTATGTATATTTTTTCAGTTGATCTCCTGTTGCAGTTAAAACTTTCACGTAAGGTTTTACTGTATTTTTATTGGTAACGATTAGCGCTTGAATTTGGGAGAAAAATCAACAAGACTGGACAGGTTGTAGCTCAAATATATTTACCGGACAAGAAATACAAGTAATTGtacaaaaatccacaagactgttGGGCCTTGTAGTTGTAGCTCAATTACGGTATGTTAACCAGATATGTTTGTAAAAGACTAACATCAAAATGAGGAGAACGATTTAAGGCCTGACACAGTTTATatgcatgtttttatttaacaatTAAACACAAAGAAAGACATTTTAAGAGAATATTTATCTCTTTTGTCTCAAGGTGTATTAAGTTTATCTTAATACTCAACAAAATGTAAAGGTTTTTATTAGACTCACTCAAAGTCATCATTTGagcaaagtttgttttgttaaatttatcATGCAGTGAGGTGTTCTTACCACCAAACTCGTCTGGTCATCAGTTTACTTGCCCATCACTCAAACCACTGGCTTCGGATCTGTAACCCAGTGTAAAATTCAAACTAACAAATGTTTCTAGATTACAAAAGAGTGTGATAAGATTCTCATTCACTTAATGTAAAAACCAAAGATACAGTGTTAATGCATAAAGTTAACAATTACCTTAAACATACCGTATACTTAAAgtaataatatttattgtttaccttTTAACGATAATATTTACAACTCTGCAAAAACGAACAATTAACCAGTGTGTTTGtaggtctttaaaaaaaacttattttcatAGATGTACTTTTCTTAAATAAAATTTTATAGAGGATTTGCAAAACCAAAACTTGGAATGAGACTTTCAAAAGTTAAAGGGGTTGTCTTGTCATGATCGAAGCAGGCCTGTGCGGCTGTAAAATGGTATTTTGAACTATGACCCAGTTACTGCGCATAAGTGCGCCCTCTCTCCGTACCATATCCTTGGAGAGTGCGCGCGCTGTAACTGGGTGAGAGTCCATCACTCCACGTACAGCAATGTGCCTGCTTGATCATGATATCGGAATTTTTCTGTTCTGAGGTAATTATCTTCGTTCTGGCTACTCACAATTAATTTTACATTTATTATAATGAAGTCATATTTCATAAATTTCCCGTTGAAAGGAGGATGTCATCTCAGAATAAGACACTATAATaactcatttttattttgatatcaaagaatttattcattttatttttacaactgTATAATGCTTCTTAGAAACCAGAAGTACGTGTCAGTTATTCCTTTTAGATTATTGTGATTTGTTCTCTCTGACTCAAATTTTAGTACAGTTTAACTTATTTTCACATAAGAGTCAATAAaaggaaatatttctgtctgtgAATATTTGTCATGTTTGATTTAAATATCTTACTTTGCTAGTAAAGACTAATTCCCGAAATGGTTAGATTCTCATCATCTGCTTGAAACTTGTtaccacctccccccccccctcgaaaaggatgaagaaaataaaatatacGAAGATCCAATACTTtggaattaatttaatttttaaaacatgtgTTACTCTACCTCAATTATTTAgaaataatatgcaaatttaaaTCGACAGTTCTTGTCAAAAGAAACTCCCCTCAACCCCTCCCACAAAAGGGCTTTTTATGTCACTTTGACCTTGACCTATATTCTGGGTCATCTGGAAAGCACATGACCATGTATGGTTCCTAGACTCTATTTGCCTACTGTCAATGAATCCCATACACGGTACCTAGCTACCAAGTAATGGTGCAACTATGCGTGTGTAGATGTAGTATTCTTCTGTTAATTTTATTGTGAATAAACCGGTAAATATTTTATCCTTGAAGGTAAGTTTTCAtcaaattggtcattgaaatttGAGA contains the following coding sequences:
- the LOC139952264 gene encoding putative transmembrane protein 244; its protein translation is MALTKTQEKHERDSRILPRMDYASSSAVIFWLLMTLISFYCVFYVIASLVHGIFRLKSFDGTIPFHYKSYEAIFTNSTKWETQPFISDFIALECTYFFSTVVFLVFLRDRLWDFAITVTIIHCAITCAVNVSFPLVWEWWICILSGLVITIAFGQLINQILHLKKTGSFSLGTTSS